From a single Arthrobacter sp. SLBN-112 genomic region:
- a CDS encoding glycosyltransferase → MSGSPGWATLQRVIFPPESGVDTMSLYADPGPAAGIRFRESDEFARNPKRAEEKLHLVGSSQREVHFDDLLSRFSIRVRSGEQISLGTYFNAFPASYWRRWTHLQDVRLVVETSGHGSITVYKSNARGTIQRVDGTRVDGDATTDFNLSIKPFGDGGWYWFDVASSRGDLILREARWEGAPAERPLESATIQITTMNKPDFCLANVRALADHPEALEVAREVLIVDQGTQKVCDQPGFPEVAALIGPKLRVINQENLGGSGGFARGMYEAVENGSDYVLLLDDDVVMEPESVLRMMAFSGRCRKPTIVGGHMFDLYSRSTLYSMGETIDSRRFSPSQPHQDMQMRHDFSVSNLRQTPWLHRRVDVDYNGWWMCLIPTSVIRDIGLPLPLFIKWDDSEYGLRARAAGYRTVSLPGAALWHISWIDKDDLVGWQAYFHNRNRLITALLHSPHPKGGTVLRESFQEDVKHLVSLQYFTAQNRLSARSDLMTGPAHLHPSLATKLGNINALRDSFSDAQLHEDIDDFPSPSLGAGLSGQTDSQMPAKKDMIRWGLTTVARQLLRQPSASALERPQAYLAHVDNRWFRTAQFDSVVVSNAEGTAASWYKRDPQKLKAMLRQSALQHAALYRNWDALAKGYRSALNELVSFDSWRESFGMKSEEPSPKDMG, encoded by the coding sequence ATGAGCGGCTCGCCGGGCTGGGCGACACTCCAACGGGTGATATTCCCGCCGGAGTCCGGAGTCGACACGATGTCGCTCTACGCAGACCCCGGCCCGGCAGCAGGCATACGCTTTCGTGAAAGCGATGAGTTTGCGCGGAATCCCAAAAGGGCAGAGGAAAAGCTGCACCTTGTAGGCTCCAGCCAACGGGAGGTGCACTTCGACGACTTGTTGTCCCGCTTCTCCATTAGGGTGCGTTCCGGGGAGCAAATCTCGCTGGGCACATATTTCAATGCGTTCCCGGCCAGTTACTGGCGCAGGTGGACGCATCTCCAGGACGTCCGTCTCGTTGTTGAAACATCCGGCCACGGCTCCATCACCGTCTACAAGTCAAACGCGCGCGGCACCATCCAGCGTGTCGATGGGACGCGGGTTGACGGCGACGCAACCACTGACTTCAATCTCTCCATCAAACCCTTTGGCGACGGTGGATGGTATTGGTTTGACGTGGCCTCGAGCCGGGGCGACCTCATTCTTCGGGAGGCCCGCTGGGAGGGGGCACCGGCGGAACGCCCCCTTGAATCCGCGACCATCCAGATCACCACAATGAACAAGCCGGACTTCTGCCTTGCCAACGTACGGGCTTTAGCGGATCATCCGGAAGCACTCGAAGTGGCACGGGAAGTGCTGATCGTCGACCAAGGCACGCAGAAGGTTTGCGACCAGCCAGGTTTTCCGGAAGTGGCGGCCCTCATCGGCCCCAAGCTTAGAGTGATCAACCAGGAAAATCTGGGTGGCTCCGGAGGATTCGCCCGGGGAATGTATGAGGCCGTTGAAAACGGCAGTGACTACGTTCTGCTTCTGGATGACGACGTTGTGATGGAGCCTGAAAGCGTCCTGCGCATGATGGCCTTCTCCGGCCGCTGCCGGAAGCCCACGATCGTAGGTGGACACATGTTCGACCTCTACAGCAGGAGTACGTTGTACTCGATGGGCGAGACCATCGATTCCCGGCGCTTCTCACCAAGCCAGCCGCATCAGGACATGCAGATGCGGCACGATTTCAGCGTGTCGAACCTGCGGCAGACGCCGTGGCTGCACAGGCGCGTCGACGTCGACTACAACGGATGGTGGATGTGCCTGATACCCACATCTGTCATACGCGACATCGGCCTCCCGCTGCCTTTGTTCATTAAATGGGACGACTCGGAATATGGGTTGCGGGCCCGGGCAGCCGGCTACCGGACGGTGTCTTTGCCCGGGGCGGCACTCTGGCACATCTCCTGGATCGATAAAGACGATCTGGTTGGCTGGCAGGCGTATTTTCACAACCGCAACCGCCTCATCACTGCGCTCCTCCACAGCCCCCATCCAAAGGGCGGGACAGTTCTGCGGGAATCTTTCCAGGAAGACGTCAAGCACCTCGTTTCGCTTCAGTACTTCACCGCGCAAAACAGGCTCTCTGCGAGATCGGACCTGATGACAGGTCCAGCCCATTTGCACCCGTCCCTTGCCACCAAGCTGGGTAACATCAATGCCTTGAGGGACTCCTTTTCCGATGCGCAGTTGCATGAGGACATAGACGATTTCCCTTCGCCTTCCTTGGGGGCTGGACTTTCGGGCCAAACCGACAGCCAGATGCCCGCCAAGAAGGACATGATCAGGTGGGGCCTGACAACAGTGGCCCGGCAGTTGCTTAGACAGCCATCCGCGTCCGCGCTTGAACGCCCGCAGGCTTACCTTGCCCACGTGGACAACAGGTGGTTCCGCACCGCGCAGTTTGATTCCGTCGTGGTGTCGAACGCTGAGGGGACGGCTGCCTCCTGGTACAAGCGCGATCCCCAAAAGCTGAAGGCCATGCTGAGGCAGTCGGCTCTTCAGCACGCTGCGTTGTACAGGAACTGGGACGCGCTGGCGAAAGGCTACCGGTCCGCACTCAACGAGCTGGTGTCTTTTGACTCCTGGCGCGAAAGCTTCGGCATGAAGTCTGAGGAGCCATCTCCGAAGGACATGGGCTGA
- a CDS encoding polysaccharide biosynthesis C-terminal domain-containing protein, with protein MIKRIAAFAGLPLIASLASFALLPIIARVGGAPVWTALALGQAIGAIAAIIVGLGWPLTGPAAVASSADESVRRRHYAVSFATRSLTFLFTIPVMGVALYLAADSANFWLAFLMACAQASSGLTPAWYCIATGHPGRIAKYDVVPRMIATLGVIPILLTTGHLLIYPAALLVLGLAGTLFFNRRYARKEDFAGLSFRSILHEIWGLRAGAGVTVAAGSYASTPVIIVQLMLSTTGAAPFVSAEKLYRIGLLATAALGNSLQGWVSEFGGDHARRRKLSLAALSGLGAVGWLLLAVAGPWASALLFSAPLAPGFWTCFWFGLSFLLVCVTSSTGPHWLVPAKRMRAVLTSTVSGALVGIPAMIILAGLMGEAGGALGLALGEIVVTVIQLRVVLRLLRQPDADNSSQQVAS; from the coding sequence ATGATCAAGAGGATCGCGGCGTTTGCGGGACTGCCGCTGATCGCTTCGTTGGCATCTTTTGCCCTGCTTCCGATCATTGCCAGAGTCGGCGGCGCACCCGTGTGGACTGCCCTTGCACTAGGCCAGGCGATTGGGGCCATAGCAGCAATCATCGTCGGTCTTGGTTGGCCTCTCACCGGACCGGCGGCCGTTGCATCCTCCGCGGATGAGTCAGTCCGCCGCCGTCACTACGCTGTTAGCTTCGCCACCCGATCCCTCACCTTCCTTTTTACCATCCCGGTGATGGGCGTCGCCCTCTATCTGGCCGCCGACTCCGCCAACTTTTGGCTGGCCTTTCTGATGGCTTGCGCCCAGGCTTCCTCCGGGCTGACTCCCGCCTGGTACTGCATCGCGACGGGTCATCCCGGGAGGATCGCCAAGTACGACGTGGTCCCCCGGATGATCGCAACGCTGGGCGTAATCCCAATCCTGTTGACCACAGGCCATTTGTTGATCTACCCAGCGGCGCTGCTTGTGTTGGGCTTGGCCGGCACTTTGTTTTTCAATCGGCGTTACGCCCGAAAAGAAGATTTTGCAGGCCTGTCCTTCCGCAGTATCCTCCACGAAATCTGGGGGCTGAGAGCCGGGGCAGGAGTCACTGTTGCAGCCGGGTCGTATGCATCAACCCCAGTCATCATCGTGCAGCTAATGCTCTCAACCACTGGGGCGGCCCCTTTTGTCTCCGCGGAAAAGCTTTACCGTATCGGGCTACTCGCCACGGCGGCGCTGGGTAACAGCCTGCAGGGCTGGGTCAGCGAATTCGGCGGCGATCATGCCCGCCGTCGAAAGCTCTCACTCGCCGCCTTGTCCGGGCTCGGCGCCGTGGGTTGGCTCCTCCTCGCGGTCGCCGGTCCGTGGGCAAGTGCGCTGCTTTTCAGCGCACCGTTGGCGCCGGGCTTTTGGACCTGTTTCTGGTTTGGGCTGTCGTTTCTTCTGGTCTGCGTTACCAGCTCTACAGGGCCTCACTGGTTGGTCCCAGCGAAACGCATGCGGGCAGTACTGACCAGTACTGTTTCCGGAGCACTGGTCGGAATTCCTGCAATGATCATCCTGGCAGGCCTAATGGGCGAAGCCGGCGGTGCACTGGGCCTGGCCCTGGGTGAAATCGTGGTTACGGTAATCCAGTTGCGGGTAGTGCTCAGACTGTTGCGACAGCCGGATGCAGACAACTCCTCCCAGCAGGTCGCTTCATGA
- a CDS encoding DUF6541 family protein, whose translation MTWLTFLPVVLVAMLLLYLPGAVISVCLKFSPGAVLGMAPLHSTAAVGIAGVLCGALGIHWNVVPYLAVSLLLAGFALLLTRRVPFPTHALMRGFLPFLSASVAVVLIAWRFVQLVGSPENPAQVFDNVFHLNAVRFILDTGNASSLTLASLQGVSGLDAVYPAAWHSFAALLVQLTGCDVPMAQNALNLGVSALVWPVSCLFLVASSISRRPAALILAAVMASAQVAFPYLMIVWGPLFPYALAVAMMPPAIAAVLVLAGIARGITGTQTAWAASLLLSVGGLAFAHTSSINTLLALAAPILLFLWWKRLRHPIRGRSKSEHWKFLMFTILSSGLALVSWLKLRPAPYENWGPTVKPGAAVGEILTVSPMQLAIPAVVVSVLSVTGMYQVFRRRENVWLLACYSVAAALYIVAAAAPVGALRDVIVGTWYQDTYRLAALLPIFATPLAVYGGMQLWDLWRASKRAEKLSSRLENRFRLANGTGVFVMGAAAAAAVAILATFLGPTSHYISGASTVYRFDAESDLLTPDERSLLLRVPNHVPSDAVIADNPWNGSSLAYAYTGRRVLTAHLFSGKDTTRSIIDQRLKFEPEAPEVCSALRLKGVQFVLDFGDKYLIDLDGAKDFQGVTNIGTSPGFDLVDSEGRDAKLYRINACD comes from the coding sequence ATGACTTGGCTGACTTTCCTGCCAGTTGTTCTGGTTGCCATGCTGCTCTTGTACCTGCCTGGCGCGGTTATCAGTGTCTGCTTGAAGTTCAGCCCGGGCGCCGTGCTTGGCATGGCACCCCTGCACTCGACCGCTGCTGTAGGCATCGCGGGGGTTTTGTGCGGCGCACTTGGTATCCATTGGAATGTCGTTCCTTACCTCGCTGTTTCCCTCCTTCTCGCTGGCTTCGCACTGCTTCTGACACGTCGTGTCCCATTCCCCACGCATGCACTCATGCGAGGCTTCCTTCCATTCCTGTCAGCGTCCGTTGCCGTAGTTCTCATCGCCTGGCGTTTTGTTCAACTTGTCGGTTCCCCCGAAAACCCTGCCCAGGTCTTCGACAATGTCTTCCATCTCAATGCTGTTCGCTTCATTCTGGACACCGGAAACGCGTCTTCCCTGACATTGGCCTCACTGCAGGGAGTTTCAGGTCTGGACGCGGTATACCCGGCTGCCTGGCATTCTTTCGCCGCGCTCCTGGTCCAGTTAACGGGTTGTGACGTTCCCATGGCCCAGAACGCACTCAACCTCGGAGTATCTGCCCTGGTCTGGCCGGTTTCATGCCTGTTCTTGGTCGCATCGTCAATCTCGCGCCGACCCGCGGCACTCATCCTGGCGGCAGTCATGGCAAGCGCCCAGGTTGCCTTCCCTTACCTGATGATCGTGTGGGGTCCACTGTTCCCCTACGCACTGGCAGTGGCTATGATGCCCCCCGCAATCGCCGCCGTACTGGTACTGGCCGGTATCGCCCGCGGAATTACCGGCACCCAAACGGCGTGGGCAGCGTCGCTGCTGCTCTCTGTCGGCGGCCTCGCCTTTGCACACACCAGCTCAATCAATACGCTTCTCGCGCTGGCCGCGCCCATTCTTCTCTTCCTCTGGTGGAAGCGCTTGAGACATCCAATTCGTGGACGAAGCAAGAGCGAACACTGGAAGTTCCTGATGTTCACGATTCTTTCCTCGGGTTTGGCCTTGGTGTCATGGCTAAAACTTCGGCCAGCCCCTTACGAGAATTGGGGACCGACGGTCAAACCGGGTGCAGCTGTGGGAGAAATCCTGACCGTCAGCCCAATGCAACTGGCCATTCCTGCCGTTGTCGTTTCGGTGTTGTCCGTGACCGGCATGTACCAGGTTTTTCGGCGCCGCGAGAACGTCTGGCTTCTAGCGTGTTATTCAGTTGCGGCGGCGCTGTACATCGTCGCCGCTGCCGCTCCCGTTGGCGCTCTTCGAGATGTCATCGTTGGCACCTGGTATCAGGACACATACCGGTTGGCAGCCTTGCTGCCGATATTTGCCACCCCTTTGGCTGTGTACGGCGGGATGCAGTTGTGGGACCTTTGGCGCGCTTCGAAACGTGCAGAAAAGCTATCCTCAAGGCTCGAGAACCGCTTCCGTCTTGCCAACGGAACAGGCGTCTTCGTGATGGGCGCCGCGGCGGCCGCAGCAGTGGCGATACTTGCAACTTTCCTGGGCCCCACTTCGCACTACATCTCGGGAGCCTCCACGGTGTACCGCTTTGATGCGGAGTCCGATCTGCTGACCCCTGACGAGCGCAGCCTGCTGTTGCGGGTTCCCAACCATGTTCCGTCAGATGCCGTCATAGCCGACAACCCTTGGAATGGAAGCTCACTCGCCTACGCCTACACGGGGCGAAGAGTGCTCACCGCACACTTGTTCTCCGGAAAGGACACCACTCGATCCATCATTGACCAGCGCCTGAAGTTCGAGCCGGAAGCGCCCGAGGTTTGCAGCGCTTTGCGTCTAAAAGGTGTGCAGTTCGTTCTGGATTTCGGAGACAAATATCTCATCGACCTCGACGGAGCGAAGGATTTCCAAGGGGTTACGAACATAGGGACGTCACCAGGGTTTGATCTGGTCGACTCGGAAGGACGCGATGCCAAGCTTTACCGCATCAATGCCTGCGACTAG
- a CDS encoding DUF2142 domain-containing protein, translated as MSSAKPSGKRREVPRPLRTFLLLTALFTGLLGLWSVATPLMGFPDEPAHTIKAAAVVRGQVVVEEGTSFGHGVHVKVPDYIANLHGQGCYKFNRAQAADCAPPVYSDDTYTNIGVTSAGSYNPMYYWLVGLPTLLMSGAPAIYAMRLISAVLCALFFAAGFTALTELRRPQYAVLLAAVATTPMVLFLGGGINPNSLEIAATLAAFSGFVVVLDNWRNTSAVAPALVAVAAATVVLANARQISLVWLLCALIAGVCSFRFKRTIQVFKDKRVLTAVALAVPGTLAGLYWIYLAAHGPANVGVAPDGIANPHPDAPLYRGFMIMLDRTFDFFPQYIGVMGWLDTPAPELVMLAWGALMIVALILPFCVRPLRSWTGYWVSLAMLYIVPALLQTVLWRSMGFIWQGRYTLPLVVVLLVSVGLGMRRLRFSTAPANAAVARTIFYFVAACHTLTYVYVLRRYVVGISESANWQTLFSSPHWQPPGGWFLLTALYLATASIGLELLFRYLYPGHSLVMRVRARTLANQETDRARTTAVQPEHADTAAG; from the coding sequence ATGAGTTCCGCTAAACCGTCCGGCAAGCGTCGGGAAGTTCCACGCCCGTTGCGGACATTCCTCCTGCTGACGGCGTTGTTCACAGGGCTGCTCGGATTATGGTCCGTTGCCACACCTTTGATGGGCTTCCCTGACGAGCCGGCCCACACGATCAAAGCAGCCGCGGTGGTGCGCGGCCAAGTCGTCGTTGAAGAGGGCACGTCGTTCGGCCATGGTGTGCACGTCAAGGTACCCGACTACATCGCTAACCTACATGGTCAGGGATGCTATAAGTTCAATCGGGCCCAAGCCGCTGACTGTGCCCCGCCCGTTTACTCCGACGATACATATACGAACATCGGTGTGACGTCAGCCGGGTCATACAATCCCATGTACTACTGGCTTGTCGGCCTTCCCACACTGCTGATGTCGGGTGCGCCCGCCATATATGCCATGAGGCTCATCAGCGCCGTGCTTTGCGCCCTTTTCTTTGCGGCGGGTTTCACTGCCCTGACTGAGCTGCGGCGGCCGCAGTACGCGGTGCTTCTGGCCGCTGTCGCCACCACTCCAATGGTCTTGTTCCTGGGCGGTGGCATCAATCCAAACTCACTGGAGATTGCAGCCACCCTGGCAGCATTTTCTGGATTTGTTGTGGTGCTGGATAACTGGCGAAATACCTCTGCGGTTGCTCCGGCACTCGTCGCGGTTGCTGCTGCGACCGTGGTCTTGGCAAACGCGCGGCAGATATCTTTGGTGTGGCTTCTCTGCGCGCTGATAGCCGGGGTTTGTTCGTTTCGCTTCAAAAGAACCATCCAAGTCTTCAAAGACAAGCGCGTGCTCACGGCTGTTGCTCTTGCGGTGCCTGGAACACTTGCCGGTCTTTACTGGATCTACTTGGCCGCACACGGCCCGGCCAACGTTGGCGTTGCTCCTGACGGCATTGCAAACCCCCACCCCGATGCACCGCTCTACCGCGGGTTCATGATTATGCTGGACCGCACCTTCGATTTCTTCCCTCAATACATCGGGGTCATGGGGTGGCTCGATACACCAGCACCAGAACTCGTGATGCTCGCTTGGGGTGCCCTCATGATCGTGGCACTCATCCTGCCGTTCTGCGTCAGGCCGCTGCGCAGCTGGACTGGTTACTGGGTTTCCTTGGCGATGCTTTACATCGTGCCGGCTCTCCTGCAGACGGTCCTCTGGCGCTCCATGGGCTTCATCTGGCAGGGCCGCTATACACTTCCACTCGTCGTGGTGCTGCTTGTCAGTGTCGGACTTGGTATGCGTCGACTGCGGTTTAGTACAGCTCCGGCGAACGCCGCAGTTGCCCGCACCATTTTTTACTTCGTTGCCGCTTGCCACACCCTGACCTATGTGTACGTTTTGCGGCGCTACGTGGTGGGAATCAGCGAGTCCGCTAACTGGCAGACGCTGTTTTCGTCGCCCCACTGGCAGCCTCCAGGCGGCTGGTTTTTACTCACGGCTCTCTACCTCGCAACAGCCTCAATTGGACTGGAATTGCTGTTCCGTTACCTCTACCCGGGGCACAGCCTTGTCATGCGGGTTCGGGCAAGAACCTTAGCCAACCAGGAGACCGACAGGGCCCGCACCACCGCCGTCCAGCCGGAGCACGCTGACACGGCGGCTGGCTAG
- a CDS encoding substrate-binding domain-containing protein, which produces MAGVLSLTSCSNTPPDTVRGALTGIGSRSAQGAVSAWSVSWSSQMKGASVSYSPDGSVAGLTAFKDGEAHFSASGSSLPDSESATVAGLCTSAGALSIAAGVLPVGVAVKIKGISDIVLDAPTLGGILRGTINRWNDPRIAALNAGQSLPELAINVITEQGPSESTRAVNAYLAASPELSWNPAEPNVWPSGVKGQTVGPPPELANKLDSTDGGITVLEGSLIGNRFTAAQLVFAGHARKMDSSSVLDAVAGGEVKTTSRSTVQTLDPRSGYALATVIYVQVCQQYAEDEMNRLVRSFGESLLGEKAQKDANSYSFVMSPSKKAINEGLSLVRTIGAVR; this is translated from the coding sequence ATGGCAGGGGTTCTTTCCCTGACTTCGTGCTCGAACACTCCGCCCGATACGGTCCGAGGAGCTCTCACGGGAATCGGAAGCAGGTCCGCCCAAGGTGCGGTGAGCGCATGGAGCGTCTCTTGGAGCAGCCAGATGAAGGGCGCATCCGTGAGCTACTCCCCCGATGGCTCCGTCGCCGGGTTAACCGCTTTCAAGGACGGAGAGGCCCATTTTTCGGCCAGCGGCAGTTCGTTGCCCGATTCAGAATCAGCAACCGTTGCAGGCCTCTGCACGTCCGCTGGTGCCCTCTCCATTGCTGCCGGCGTACTCCCAGTCGGCGTCGCCGTCAAGATTAAAGGCATCAGCGACATCGTTTTGGATGCCCCCACCCTCGGGGGAATCCTACGCGGAACCATCAACCGCTGGAACGATCCCCGGATAGCAGCCCTGAACGCTGGACAAAGCCTTCCGGAGTTGGCAATCAACGTCATCACGGAGCAAGGACCCTCCGAATCAACACGGGCGGTGAACGCCTATCTCGCGGCGTCGCCCGAGCTTTCCTGGAATCCTGCAGAGCCAAACGTTTGGCCCTCCGGAGTCAAGGGACAAACAGTTGGACCACCGCCGGAGCTCGCCAATAAGCTCGACAGCACGGACGGCGGAATAACTGTTCTCGAGGGGAGCCTCATAGGAAACCGCTTCACGGCTGCGCAGCTCGTCTTCGCCGGACATGCCAGAAAGATGGACAGCTCCTCGGTGCTCGATGCCGTTGCCGGCGGTGAGGTGAAAACAACCTCTCGATCCACCGTTCAGACCCTGGATCCAAGGTCTGGGTATGCCTTGGCGACTGTGATCTATGTTCAGGTCTGCCAGCAGTACGCGGAAGACGAAATGAACCGCTTGGTTCGCTCCTTCGGAGAATCTCTCCTGGGAGAGAAAGCCCAAAAAGATGCCAATTCCTACTCGTTTGTCATGTCGCCGAGCAAGAAGGCCATTAATGAAGGACTGTCGCTTGTGCGGACTATTGGAGCTGTGCGATGA
- a CDS encoding glycosyltransferase, producing MKASESLDGVQQNNEVCAVVSAFNPGPETVENVKWLLNYVSRVVIVDDGSPRDVKEVIGAFEALGASVIRLDTNSGIAKALNTGIREARRRWNSEWVVTMDQDSRFSGDYINAALATVRSSSHPETVGMVCAESHNNAPLPVLKGSEEPEVFDPMTSGSLVRCSVFDTLGYFDEEFFIDCVDTEFNARLRDGGFRSLAGKGCNLVHSLGNARPMMVFGWRVRVGQKKLNVYYHPPFRVYYITRNSLVMARRFWARQPAWVLRRLYMEVQSHLVRFVYGPDRRKHLIAAVAGARDAWRGRLGKIDESLASRLR from the coding sequence CGTTCAATCCCGGACCGGAAACCGTTGAAAATGTCAAGTGGTTGCTCAACTACGTAAGCCGGGTAGTGATAGTGGATGACGGCTCGCCCCGGGACGTCAAGGAAGTTATCGGCGCTTTTGAGGCACTTGGGGCTTCAGTCATCCGACTGGACACGAACTCCGGTATTGCCAAAGCCCTGAACACGGGGATCCGCGAAGCCCGACGGCGCTGGAATTCTGAGTGGGTAGTCACGATGGACCAGGATTCACGCTTTTCGGGGGACTATATCAATGCCGCTTTGGCTACAGTTCGTTCGTCCTCCCATCCTGAAACCGTGGGGATGGTCTGTGCGGAGTCGCACAATAATGCACCCCTGCCTGTGTTGAAGGGATCGGAAGAGCCAGAGGTGTTCGATCCCATGACCAGCGGCAGCTTGGTGCGATGCAGCGTCTTCGACACCCTTGGATACTTCGATGAGGAATTCTTCATCGACTGTGTTGATACCGAATTTAATGCCCGGCTTCGCGACGGCGGCTTTCGTTCCTTGGCTGGCAAGGGCTGCAACCTCGTCCACAGTCTTGGAAACGCCAGACCCATGATGGTCTTCGGCTGGCGGGTGCGCGTCGGGCAGAAGAAGCTCAACGTCTACTATCACCCGCCATTCCGGGTCTACTACATCACACGGAATTCCTTGGTCATGGCCCGCCGTTTTTGGGCAAGGCAACCCGCCTGGGTCTTGCGTCGCCTTTACATGGAGGTGCAGAGCCATCTTGTCCGCTTTGTCTACGGCCCTGACCGGCGGAAGCACCTTATTGCGGCGGTGGCGGGAGCGCGGGATGCATGGAGGGGACGTCTGGGAAAGATCGACGAGTCCCTTGCTTCGCGCCTGCGCTGA